A stretch of Paenibacillus sp. URB8-2 DNA encodes these proteins:
- a CDS encoding aminotransferase class I/II-fold pyridoxal phosphate-dependent enzyme, translating into MDQSLTPLFTALKKHAAGNPVQFHIPGHKKGAGTDPEFREFIGDNAFSIDLINIAPLDDLHQPKGVIAQAQNLAAEAFGADYTFFSVQGTSGAIMTMILSVCSPGEKIIVPRNVHKSVMSAIIFSGAKPIFVSPVQDENLGIDHGITTSSLNRALQRHPDAKGVLVINPTYFGVCADLRSIVELAHSYGVPVLVDEAHGVLIHFHEELPMSAMQAGADMAATSVHKLGGSMTQSSVLNVNADTGLINPQRVQTMLSMLTTTSTSYILLASLDTARRHLALNGHDMASRAIELAKYAREAVNELEGLYSFGNEILGTEATFDHDPTKLSIHVRHLGITGWEAENWLREKYNIEVEMSDMYNILCLITPGDTQQTVDKLLSALRVLSAIHYGKGDIYELKVQVPEIPQLALTPRDAFYADTELVPFKESADRIIAEFIYVYPPGIPILLPGEVITQDNIHYILDHVEIGLPVKGPEDRTLTHVKVIVEADPIF; encoded by the coding sequence ATGGATCAATCGCTTACCCCTCTCTTCACGGCTCTAAAAAAGCACGCTGCCGGAAATCCGGTGCAATTTCATATTCCCGGTCATAAAAAAGGTGCCGGAACCGATCCCGAGTTCAGGGAATTCATCGGTGACAACGCCTTTTCCATAGATCTGATCAATATTGCGCCGCTTGACGACCTGCATCAGCCCAAAGGCGTGATCGCCCAGGCACAGAACCTGGCGGCGGAAGCGTTCGGAGCGGACTATACTTTTTTCAGCGTTCAGGGCACCAGCGGAGCCATCATGACGATGATTCTGTCGGTCTGCTCTCCCGGGGAGAAGATTATCGTACCACGTAATGTCCACAAATCGGTCATGTCCGCCATTATCTTCTCGGGAGCAAAGCCGATCTTCGTCTCTCCCGTACAGGACGAGAACCTCGGCATTGATCACGGCATTACAACCAGTTCGCTCAATCGGGCCCTGCAGCGCCATCCGGATGCCAAAGGGGTGCTAGTCATCAACCCGACATATTTCGGGGTATGCGCCGATCTGCGCTCGATTGTTGAGCTGGCCCACAGCTACGGCGTTCCCGTGCTTGTAGATGAAGCCCACGGCGTGCTGATCCATTTCCACGAGGAGCTGCCGATGTCGGCGATGCAGGCCGGAGCGGATATGGCCGCCACAAGCGTTCATAAGCTCGGCGGCTCCATGACCCAGAGCTCGGTGCTCAACGTTAACGCCGACACCGGCCTTATCAACCCGCAGCGCGTGCAGACGATGCTGAGCATGCTGACAACGACGTCGACTTCTTACATTTTGCTGGCTTCTCTCGACACGGCGAGACGCCACCTTGCCCTGAATGGCCATGACATGGCGTCCAGAGCGATTGAGCTGGCCAAATATGCCAGAGAAGCGGTCAATGAACTTGAAGGCCTGTACAGCTTCGGCAATGAGATTCTCGGCACGGAAGCCACCTTCGACCACGACCCTACCAAGCTAAGCATCCACGTGCGCCATTTGGGCATTACGGGCTGGGAAGCGGAGAACTGGCTGCGCGAGAAGTATAATATCGAAGTCGAAATGAGCGACATGTATAACATTCTTTGCTTAATCACGCCCGGAGATACCCAGCAAACGGTAGATAAGTTATTGTCGGCGCTGCGGGTGCTCTCTGCCATCCATTACGGCAAAGGCGACATCTATGAGCTCAAAGTTCAGGTTCCCGAGATACCACAGCTTGCGCTTACGCCGCGCGATGCTTTCTATGCGGACACGGAGCTTGTCCCGTTCAAGGAATCAGCCGACCGGATTATCGCGGAGTTTATATACGTCTACCCTCCGGGCATTCCGATATTGCTCCCCGGAGAAGTTATTACCCAGGATAACATCCATTATATCCTCGACCATGTGGAGATCGGCCTTCCGGTCAAGGGACCTGAGGACCGCACTCTTACTCATGTTAAGGTAATTGTCGAAGCCGACCCGATTTTCTAA
- a CDS encoding MFS transporter — MPVNTQQRTHISLASPFIIEMWIIIFLVEFVKGSLLVALLPVYMENVLGLSVTVVGLAFALQYLGDNLFRSPSGWIMERIGYRWTMTGALLMIAVAVVLIIYAKDAVSLSLACLILGIGTSPLWPCVMTGVTELAGSTKSGSSGAAMGAVEMASLAGTGIGPITVNFLMDHGHQSYRAVFFVLLAFAAAVVAVALLLPARISHGVHAATHGIQAPDAARPKLSPLASLRRTLRQVKQSLKVSRLLYPALFLQAFAIGLMTPVVTLFTRTELHLSPTQFNLLLIAGGGITVLALIPAGKLVDRIGTGAFLNTGFLLAAISLATFAHVRRLPFVFVVVALVGISYAFILPAWNAFIAKQVPKGERGTVWGIFLTLQGSGMVAGPIVSGKLWDSVGHGVPFVASASVMVLLFVLHLAIVHRTKRKAGHSH; from the coding sequence ATGCCCGTAAATACGCAGCAGCGTACGCATATTAGTCTGGCATCGCCGTTCATAATTGAGATGTGGATCATCATTTTTTTGGTTGAATTCGTGAAAGGATCGCTGCTTGTCGCACTGCTTCCCGTCTATATGGAGAACGTTCTGGGGCTGTCCGTCACGGTGGTCGGCCTTGCCTTTGCGCTGCAATATCTGGGCGACAATCTGTTCCGTAGCCCTTCGGGCTGGATCATGGAGCGGATCGGGTACCGCTGGACGATGACTGGAGCGCTGCTCATGATCGCGGTGGCCGTCGTCCTCATTATTTACGCCAAAGACGCGGTGTCGCTGTCGCTGGCCTGCCTGATCTTGGGGATCGGCACGTCCCCGCTCTGGCCCTGCGTCATGACAGGCGTGACCGAGTTGGCCGGCTCCACCAAGAGCGGCAGCAGCGGCGCGGCCATGGGCGCCGTGGAGATGGCTTCACTGGCCGGTACGGGCATCGGGCCGATCACGGTCAATTTCCTGATGGATCACGGCCACCAAAGCTACCGCGCGGTATTCTTCGTGCTGCTGGCCTTTGCCGCGGCCGTAGTCGCCGTCGCCCTGCTGCTGCCCGCACGGATCAGCCATGGTGTCCATGCCGCCACGCATGGCATCCAAGCGCCAGACGCCGCCCGTCCGAAGCTGTCCCCTCTGGCGAGTCTGAGGCGCACGCTGCGCCAGGTTAAACAATCGCTGAAGGTCAGCCGTCTGCTGTACCCGGCTTTGTTCCTGCAGGCGTTCGCGATCGGGCTGATGACGCCGGTCGTCACTCTTTTTACCCGGACGGAGCTGCATTTATCGCCGACCCAGTTCAATCTCCTGCTGATTGCCGGAGGCGGCATCACCGTGCTGGCCCTGATTCCGGCAGGCAAGCTGGTCGACCGGATCGGCACGGGGGCTTTTCTCAATACCGGCTTTCTGCTGGCTGCGATTTCGCTCGCCACTTTCGCGCATGTGCGCAGGCTTCCGTTTGTCTTTGTTGTCGTTGCCCTGGTCGGGATCAGCTATGCGTTTATCCTGCCTGCGTGGAACGCCTTCATTGCCAAGCAAGTGCCCAAGGGCGAGCGGGGAACGGTGTGGGGAATATTTCTCACTCTGCAGGGCTCAGGTATGGTGGCTGGACCCATCGTATCCGGCAAGCTCTGGGACTCGGTCGGGCATGGCGTTCCCTTTGTAGCGAGCGCGAGCGTCATGGTGCTTCTGTTCGTCCTGCATTTGGCTATTGTGCACCGCACGAAACGGAAAGCCGGACACTCTCATTAG
- a CDS encoding DUF1054 domain-containing protein — protein sequence MTFNGFAAEDFEVFTIDGLEPRMDALISRVRPKLTALGDEVAPFLSALCGEEMFPHVAKHARRTVHPPNDTWVAWGPGKRGYKALPHFQTGMFQSHLFIVFAIIYESPNKIIFADALSGSIPAVRERLPGNFFWSTDHLDPHGTPQSDMGGEQFAELMRRLKEVKKAEVTCGLRIANDDPVLQDGPALLKVIEQTFETLLPLYRMSF from the coding sequence ATGACGTTTAACGGATTTGCAGCAGAAGATTTCGAAGTATTTACCATCGACGGTCTCGAACCCAGAATGGACGCACTCATATCCAGGGTACGCCCCAAGCTGACGGCGCTCGGCGACGAAGTCGCCCCGTTTCTTTCCGCCCTGTGCGGGGAAGAGATGTTCCCTCATGTGGCCAAGCACGCCCGCCGGACGGTTCACCCGCCAAATGACACTTGGGTGGCCTGGGGGCCCGGCAAACGAGGCTACAAAGCCCTGCCCCATTTCCAGACCGGAATGTTTCAGAGCCATCTTTTTATCGTGTTCGCCATTATTTATGAGAGTCCGAACAAGATCATTTTTGCCGATGCGCTCTCCGGCAGCATTCCAGCGGTCAGGGAACGGCTGCCGGGAAACTTTTTTTGGTCCACGGATCATCTGGACCCGCACGGAACACCGCAATCGGACATGGGCGGAGAACAGTTCGCCGAGCTGATGCGCCGTCTTAAGGAAGTCAAGAAAGCGGAAGTCACCTGCGGACTGCGGATCGCAAATGACGATCCCGTCCTTCAGGACGGTCCGGCGCTTCTTAAGGTCATTGAACAAACCTTCGAGACGCTACTTCCGCTGTACCGGATGTCGTTCTAA
- the gndA gene encoding NADP-dependent phosphogluconate dehydrogenase — MAKQQIGVIGLAVMGKNLALNIESRGFTVSVFNRSPEKTHDLLKEAEGKNLTGTFSIEEFVQSLETPRKILIMVQAGKATDATIEQLIPHLDQGDIIIDGGNAYFPDTVRRNKELEEKGFRFIGTGVSGGEEGALKGPSIMPGGQESAYQLVEPILTAISAKVDGEPCCTYIGPDGAGHYVKMVHNGIEYGDMQLICEAYQLLKDVVGLDEKELHATFAEWNKGELDSYLIEITKDIFAQYDAETGKPMVDVILDSAGQKGTGKWTSQSSLDLGVPLSMITESVFSRFLSAMKEERVEASKVLSGPAAEPFSGDKAEIIENIRRALFASKIVSYAQGFAQLRVASDEYGWNLKYGNLAKIWRGGCIIRSRFLQNITDAYENNPELKNLLLDPFFKDVMTSYQDAWRKVVAEAVTRGIPVPGFASALAYYDSYRTERLPANLLQAQRDYFGAHTFKRVDKEGIFHHDWIAEAQSE, encoded by the coding sequence ATGGCAAAACAACAAATCGGCGTCATAGGCCTGGCTGTAATGGGCAAAAATTTGGCTCTTAACATTGAGAGCAGAGGCTTTACCGTATCGGTATTCAACCGTTCCCCCGAGAAGACGCATGATCTTCTTAAAGAAGCGGAAGGCAAAAATCTGACAGGCACTTTCTCCATTGAGGAATTTGTGCAGTCGCTGGAAACTCCCCGCAAAATCCTGATCATGGTTCAGGCGGGCAAAGCGACCGATGCGACGATCGAGCAACTGATTCCGCATCTGGATCAAGGCGATATCATCATCGACGGCGGCAACGCCTACTTCCCGGATACGGTTCGCCGCAACAAGGAACTGGAAGAGAAGGGATTCCGCTTTATCGGCACCGGCGTATCCGGCGGCGAAGAAGGCGCGCTGAAAGGCCCTTCCATTATGCCTGGCGGTCAGGAAAGCGCATATCAATTGGTAGAACCGATCCTCACAGCGATCTCGGCCAAAGTGGACGGAGAACCTTGCTGTACATATATCGGGCCGGACGGAGCGGGCCATTACGTCAAAATGGTGCATAACGGCATTGAGTACGGCGATATGCAGCTCATCTGCGAAGCGTATCAATTGCTTAAGGACGTTGTGGGACTGGATGAAAAAGAACTGCACGCCACATTCGCCGAGTGGAACAAAGGTGAGCTCGACAGCTATCTGATCGAGATTACGAAGGACATCTTCGCGCAGTATGACGCAGAGACCGGCAAGCCGATGGTCGACGTCATTCTCGACTCCGCGGGCCAAAAAGGCACCGGCAAATGGACAAGCCAAAGCTCGCTGGATCTTGGCGTGCCGTTGTCCATGATTACGGAATCCGTCTTCTCCCGCTTCCTGTCCGCAATGAAGGAAGAGCGCGTGGAAGCAAGCAAGGTGCTGAGCGGACCCGCAGCGGAACCGTTTAGCGGCGACAAGGCCGAAATCATCGAGAATATTCGCAGAGCGCTGTTCGCGAGCAAAATCGTTTCGTACGCTCAAGGCTTCGCGCAGCTGCGTGTCGCTTCCGACGAATACGGCTGGAACCTGAAATACGGCAATCTGGCCAAAATCTGGCGCGGCGGCTGCATTATCCGCTCCCGCTTCCTGCAAAACATTACGGACGCCTACGAGAACAATCCGGAGCTTAAGAATCTGCTGCTTGATCCGTTCTTCAAAGACGTCATGACCTCTTACCAGGACGCATGGCGCAAAGTGGTTGCCGAAGCCGTTACCCGCGGCATCCCGGTTCCGGGCTTTGCAAGCGCCTTGGCTTATTACGACAGCTACCGCACGGAGCGTCTGCCGGCAAACCTGCTGCAGGCGCAGCGCGACTACTTCGGCGCTCATACATTCAAGCGCGTGGACAAGGAAGGCATCTTCCACCACGACTGGATCGCAGAAGCGCAATCGGAATAA
- a CDS encoding shikimate kinase, producing the protein MSADDMKRQSMRADAKNLILIGMMGTGKSTVGAILAEELGYELVDLDQVIVRKEGRSISDIFENDGEGYFRTVETESLRETVQTGGQVIATGGGAVLAEVNRELMKENGIVAALSATAEDIISRVNGDNNRPLLAGNAEERVRRILEERKDAYSFAHCMVDTTNLTAAQVCQYILMHYRVLAFKHVG; encoded by the coding sequence ATGTCGGCAGACGACATGAAGCGGCAGAGCATGAGGGCTGACGCCAAAAATCTGATTCTGATCGGAATGATGGGAACGGGGAAGTCGACGGTAGGCGCGATTCTCGCCGAGGAACTGGGATATGAACTGGTGGATCTGGATCAGGTGATTGTCCGCAAGGAGGGTCGGAGCATATCCGATATTTTTGAAAATGACGGAGAAGGCTACTTCAGAACGGTGGAGACGGAAAGCTTGCGGGAGACCGTGCAGACCGGAGGACAGGTAATCGCCACCGGCGGAGGAGCGGTGCTGGCCGAGGTGAACAGGGAGTTAATGAAGGAGAACGGAATTGTCGCCGCACTTAGCGCAACCGCGGAGGATATCATATCGCGGGTAAACGGTGACAACAATCGGCCGCTGCTGGCCGGCAATGCGGAAGAGCGCGTCAGACGAATTCTGGAAGAACGAAAGGACGCCTACAGTTTCGCGCATTGCATGGTGGATACGACGAACTTAACAGCGGCACAAGTGTGTCAGTATATTTTAATGCACTACCGCGTTTTAGCTTTTAAGCATGTTGGTTAG
- a CDS encoding rhodanese-like domain-containing protein — MNGIPQITAEELHQRLKSGEELVLIDVREADEVAFGMISGALHIPMGDIPYRSSDIPEDAEVIFICRSGSRSQRVCEYLSSQGYNGVVNLSGGMIEWSELPQN; from the coding sequence ATGAATGGTATTCCCCAAATTACGGCCGAGGAATTGCATCAACGCCTGAAATCCGGTGAAGAATTGGTCCTGATCGACGTAAGAGAAGCTGATGAGGTGGCCTTTGGAATGATTTCGGGCGCTCTGCACATTCCCATGGGCGATATTCCCTACCGCAGCTCCGATATTCCGGAGGATGCCGAGGTTATTTTTATATGCCGTTCCGGCTCCCGAAGTCAGCGGGTATGTGAATATTTAAGCTCCCAGGGCTATAATGGAGTTGTGAACTTAAGCGGCGGCATGATCGAATGGAGCGAACTGCCGCAAAACTAA
- the aroA gene encoding 3-phosphoshikimate 1-carboxyvinyltransferase yields MDVIVRPTPVLNGEIGALSSKNYTTRYLLVAALSEGTSTIYHPAHSEDSDAIRRCIRDLGAELTEDEEKIVIKGFGRRPKDIKELNVGNAGAVLRFLMAVASLCPEVTFVNTYPDSLGKRPHDDLIDALGQLGVEVEHNEGRLPITIRGGNPKGGRITVSGAVSSQYLSALLFLTPLLEEDSEIIVLNDLKSKVVVGQTLEVLEQAGITIHAAEDYMSFKVPGGQSYEAKSYTVQGDYPGSAAVLAAAAVTKSDVKIHRLAENSRQGERAIIDVLRMMEVPLTHENGTVHVQGNGRLKAVEFDGDAATDAVLAMVAAAVFAEGTSRFYNVENLRYKECDRITDYLAELTRAGVKVEERRDEIIVHGMPEGVAGGVTINAHYDHRVIMALTVVGLRASAPLLIKDAHHVAKSYPQYFDHLQALGADVEWVK; encoded by the coding sequence ATGGACGTTATTGTAAGGCCTACGCCGGTACTAAACGGGGAAATCGGAGCATTGTCCTCCAAAAACTATACGACACGCTATCTGCTGGTCGCCGCGCTGTCCGAAGGCACAAGCACGATCTATCATCCGGCACACAGCGAGGACAGCGACGCTATCCGCCGCTGCATCCGCGATTTGGGAGCGGAGCTTACCGAGGATGAAGAGAAGATCGTCATCAAAGGCTTCGGCCGCCGTCCCAAAGACATCAAGGAGCTCAATGTCGGCAATGCCGGCGCCGTGCTGCGCTTCCTGATGGCGGTTGCTTCCCTGTGCCCGGAAGTAACCTTTGTGAATACATACCCGGACTCGCTGGGCAAGCGTCCTCATGACGATCTGATCGACGCCCTCGGCCAGCTTGGCGTTGAGGTCGAGCATAACGAAGGCAGACTCCCGATTACCATCCGGGGAGGAAACCCGAAGGGCGGACGTATTACCGTCTCCGGAGCGGTCAGCTCCCAGTATTTGAGCGCGCTGCTGTTCCTTACGCCACTGCTCGAGGAAGACAGTGAGATTATCGTCCTGAACGATCTGAAATCGAAGGTTGTCGTCGGGCAGACACTTGAGGTGCTGGAGCAGGCCGGAATCACCATTCACGCGGCCGAGGATTATATGTCGTTCAAGGTGCCGGGCGGGCAGTCCTATGAAGCCAAATCGTATACCGTGCAGGGGGATTACCCCGGCTCTGCTGCCGTGCTTGCCGCTGCCGCTGTAACGAAGTCCGACGTGAAGATTCACCGCCTCGCCGAGAACAGCCGGCAGGGAGAAAGAGCAATTATCGACGTTCTGCGTATGATGGAAGTGCCGCTCACCCATGAGAACGGAACGGTGCATGTACAGGGGAACGGGCGCCTGAAGGCGGTCGAATTCGACGGAGATGCGGCTACGGATGCCGTGCTGGCCATGGTTGCCGCCGCCGTGTTTGCGGAAGGCACCTCCAGATTTTATAATGTGGAAAACTTGCGCTACAAGGAATGCGACCGGATCACCGATTATTTGGCGGAGCTCACCCGGGCGGGAGTGAAGGTAGAGGAACGCCGGGACGAGATCATCGTTCACGGTATGCCGGAAGGCGTCGCGGGGGGCGTAACGATCAACGCGCACTACGATCACCGCGTGATTATGGCTCTTACAGTCGTTGGCCTTCGGGCTTCGGCGCCTCTGCTGATTAAGGACGCGCATCACGTAGCGAAATCGTATCCGCAGTATTTTGACCATTTGCAGGCGCTTGGCGCGGATGTCGAGTGGGTAAAATAA
- a CDS encoding CoA-binding protein: MAFENPSRDRIGDILASAGNIAVVGLSDKSDRTSYMVAYAMQNKGYRIIPVNPTVDGEILGEKCYHSLAEIPEPVDIVNVFRRSEFCAETAREAAAIGAKVLWLQQGVVSPEAAEIAAEAGMTAIMDRCIKVEEAITMQGRTRKTQ, from the coding sequence ATGGCTTTTGAGAATCCGTCCAGGGATCGGATCGGAGACATCCTGGCTTCCGCTGGCAACATTGCCGTAGTTGGTCTGTCCGACAAGAGCGACCGGACTTCTTATATGGTCGCTTACGCCATGCAGAACAAGGGGTACCGGATTATCCCAGTCAATCCGACAGTGGACGGCGAGATTCTTGGGGAGAAGTGCTATCATTCGCTTGCCGAGATTCCCGAGCCGGTCGACATTGTCAATGTGTTCCGCCGCAGCGAGTTCTGCGCCGAGACGGCCCGAGAAGCCGCGGCGATCGGGGCCAAGGTGCTGTGGCTGCAGCAGGGGGTTGTCAGCCCGGAAGCGGCCGAGATCGCTGCAGAGGCTGGAATGACGGCCATTATGGACCGCTGCATCAAGGTCGAAGAAGCGATTACTATGCAAGGGCGGACACGGAAAACTCAGTAA
- a CDS encoding glucose PTS transporter subunit IIA produces the protein MNWLGSLQQLGRAIMLPTMVLPAAAILLSLGSLPWSAWGLASVAEVATYAGQGIFYYMPYLFAVGVAWGLSNQAGPAGLAALAGMFTYDRIVMKLGDGALQPATLIGILLGIVAGIAHNRFKNIKLPEAIQFFGGSRFVLLFMGLFSALFAWVMLGVSPMIQHGLDDLLQLVDKTGGFGLFLYGVLYRVLTAFGLHHILNNVFWFQLGTYTTPDGAAVQGDLPRFFAGDPTAGSFMAGLFPIMMFALPAIAFAIIQEAREDLKPQIRKTFMRAALVCFLTGVSEQIEFAFLFASPYLFALHTIMSGLAMALTYALGIHHGFSYSAGAIDFILNLHLARRAWLLIPIGLVYGLVYYQLFRWAIRRFQIPTPGREEGSELGDWAGNIPYQAPLILQALGGKENIVQVQACITRLRLTVFNDRQIDTGALKSLGSAGIIKLGGGNVQVVFGTYSELIREEIDKLMLRDLPQVLFSAPMQGKMLPIEDVPDHIFAQKLVGDGVAFIPEKGELVSPVFGKVMHIYPTMHAIGISTPEGLEVLMHIGIDTSQLKGPFQSEIKEGDSVEPGQLLVKFDLDYLKEHASSLATPMVITNPERVKSWSYAPFKNVKKGQSSVMSVVLHESNVGGVES, from the coding sequence TTGAACTGGCTCGGATCATTGCAGCAGTTGGGCAGAGCCATTATGCTTCCCACCATGGTGCTGCCGGCGGCGGCCATTCTGCTCAGCCTGGGGAGCCTGCCATGGTCCGCTTGGGGGCTGGCTTCGGTAGCCGAAGTTGCAACCTACGCGGGACAGGGAATTTTTTATTATATGCCTTATCTGTTTGCGGTCGGAGTCGCCTGGGGGCTATCCAATCAAGCCGGGCCTGCCGGACTTGCGGCATTGGCGGGAATGTTCACATATGACCGGATTGTTATGAAACTGGGGGACGGCGCACTGCAGCCTGCGACGCTGATCGGCATTCTGCTCGGAATTGTCGCCGGCATCGCCCATAACCGGTTTAAGAATATCAAGCTTCCGGAGGCGATCCAGTTTTTTGGAGGATCGCGTTTTGTTTTGCTCTTTATGGGATTGTTCTCCGCCCTGTTCGCATGGGTCATGCTGGGCGTCTCGCCGATGATTCAGCATGGTCTTGACGATTTGCTGCAGCTTGTCGACAAGACAGGAGGCTTCGGACTGTTCTTGTACGGCGTATTATACAGAGTGCTGACGGCCTTTGGACTTCATCATATTTTGAACAATGTGTTCTGGTTTCAACTGGGAACGTATACAACGCCGGACGGCGCCGCCGTTCAGGGCGACCTGCCGCGTTTTTTTGCCGGCGATCCCACGGCGGGCAGCTTCATGGCGGGGCTGTTTCCCATCATGATGTTCGCGCTGCCTGCCATCGCGTTTGCGATTATTCAGGAAGCGCGCGAAGATTTGAAGCCCCAAATTAGAAAGACGTTCATGCGGGCGGCGCTCGTCTGCTTCCTGACCGGCGTTTCCGAGCAGATCGAGTTCGCCTTTCTGTTCGCTTCGCCTTACCTGTTCGCCCTCCATACGATCATGTCTGGACTGGCTATGGCTCTGACTTATGCGCTGGGTATTCATCACGGCTTTTCCTATTCGGCCGGGGCCATCGACTTTATTTTGAACCTTCACCTGGCCCGCCGCGCCTGGCTGCTGATACCGATCGGTTTGGTCTACGGTCTTGTCTATTACCAACTGTTCCGCTGGGCGATCCGCCGTTTTCAGATTCCGACGCCGGGCCGGGAGGAAGGCTCCGAGCTTGGCGACTGGGCGGGGAATATTCCCTATCAGGCTCCGCTCATTTTGCAAGCGCTTGGCGGCAAAGAGAACATCGTGCAGGTCCAGGCCTGCATCACCCGTCTGCGGCTTACGGTGTTTAATGACCGCCAGATTGATACCGGAGCTCTTAAAAGCCTAGGCTCTGCCGGTATCATCAAATTGGGCGGGGGCAATGTTCAGGTCGTATTCGGCACGTACTCCGAACTGATCCGAGAAGAAATCGACAAGTTGATGCTCCGCGATCTGCCGCAGGTGCTGTTCAGCGCTCCGATGCAGGGTAAAATGCTGCCGATCGAAGACGTGCCCGATCATATTTTTGCCCAAAAATTGGTTGGAGACGGCGTCGCTTTCATTCCTGAAAAGGGAGAGCTAGTCTCTCCGGTATTCGGCAAAGTCATGCACATATATCCCACGATGCACGCCATCGGCATTTCAACTCCGGAAGGGCTTGAGGTGCTCATGCATATCGGTATAGACACATCCCAATTAAAAGGTCCGTTTCAGTCGGAGATCAAGGAAGGGGACAGCGTCGAACCCGGCCAACTGCTAGTTAAATTCGATCTGGACTATCTGAAAGAGCATGCCTCTTCACTGGCCACCCCGATGGTGATTACCAATCCGGAACGCGTCAAATCCTGGAGCTACGCTCCGTTTAAAAATGTGAAAAAAGGGCAATCGTCGGTCATGTCCGTCGTATTGCACGAAAGCAATGTTGGAGGGGTAGAATCATGA